A region from the Brassica napus cultivar Da-Ae chromosome C8, Da-Ae, whole genome shotgun sequence genome encodes:
- the LOC125591689 gene encoding uncharacterized protein LOC125591689: MVQYGGEVVNSSPFGTHTSTQMGSGHFAEEGFTKSSYFRNIQVVDWDNNLVSSPNLQVLANHPNCYDIQGGSNKAWCSYFYYGGPGKNHPNCYDIQGGSRSSPTLSPPLHQKTLTLSALSSYPSEITKPATTTRSSGVAGPDSFTPNHTILTSPAPSSNLSKTSNLATTTLSSGVAGPDSTLPNHIPQISDPNLSCPFSIGSLHSNGGPNFSS; encoded by the coding sequence ATGGTCCAATACGGTGGTGAAGTTGTGAATTCAAGTCCATTTGGGACTCACACTTCGACACAAATGGGGAGTGGACATTTTGCAGAGGAAGGCTTCACAAAATCTTCTTATTTCAGAAACATCCAAGTAGTTGATTGGGACAATAATTTGGTCTCTTCTCCAAACCTCCAAGTACTCGCGAATCATCCAAATTGTTACGATATTCAAGGTGGATCTAATAAAGCATGGtgtagttatttttattatggaGGACCTGGCAAGAATCATCCAAATTGTTACGATATTCAAGGTGGATCTCGATCCTCTCCCACTCTCTCACCCCCCCTTCATCAAAAAACCCTTACTCTGTCTGCTCTTTCTTCTTACCCCTCAGAAATTACAAAACCTGCAACTACCACTCGATCCTCAGGAGTTGCAGGCCCTGACTCTTTTACTCCTAACCACACTATCCTTACATCACCTGCACCCTCTTCTAACCTCTCAAAAACTTCTAATCTTGCAACTACCACTCTTTCTTCAGGAGTTGCAGGTCCTGATTCTACTCTCCCTAACCATATTCCCCAAATTTCTGATCCTAACCTTTCATGTCCTTTTTCCATTGGTTCTCTCCACTCTAATGGGGGACCAAATTTTTCTTCCTAA
- the LOC111206328 gene encoding uncharacterized protein LOC111206328 yields MGHKSWSPPLSEDSELHSCRDLAASSSANNSEVGEDPPERPRGHNKRRGLRPKSFQLWRMEGGACPEEQSLSEEQKKRTFSEQTLFLVLHAVGYLSGEKYYYGAKASINVWAPQVQNQYEFSLSQIWIISGSFGNDLNTIEAGWQVSPELYGDNYPRFFTYWTNDAYQATGCYNLLCSGFVQTNSQVAIGAAISPSSSFKGGQFDITLLIWKVQLRYYPSNHTLIATFIHSLI; encoded by the exons ATGGGTCATAAATCTTGGAGCCCTCCTCTGTCTGAAGATAGTGAATTACATTCCTGCAGAG ATCTCGCTGCCTCTTCTTCCGCAAATAACTCTGAAGTAGGCGAG GATCCCCCTGAGAGGCCAAGAGGGCATAATAAGAGGAGAGGACTGAGACCAAAGAGCTTCCAGTTATGGAGAATGGAGGGAGGGGCATGTCCTGAGGAACAGTCCCTATCAGAAGAACAAAAGAAGAGGACATTCTCAGAGCAAACTCTGTTTCTAGTTTTG CATGCAGTGGGATACTTGAGCGGAGAAAAATACTACTATGGAGCAAAAGCAAGTATAAATGTGTGGGCCCCGCAGGTGCAGAATCAATACGAGTTTAGTTTATCTCAGATTTGGATTATCTCTGGTTCCTTTGGTAATGATCTCAACACCATTGAAGCTGGCTGGCAG GTGAGTCCGGAGCTCTATGGAGATAATTACCCAAGATTCTTTACTTACTGGACT AACGATGCATATCAAGCAACAGGCTGCTACAATCTCTTGTGTTCTGGTTTTGTCCAAACCAACAGTCAGGTTGCGATTGGAGCTGCAATCTCTCCCTCCTCTTCATTCAAGGGTGGACAATTCGATATTACTCTCCTAATTTGGAAGGTACAATTGCGATATTACCCTTCTAACCACACTTTAATTGCAACGTTCATTCATTCGTTGATTTAA